CATTATGCGCGAGTTTGGCACACCCTGCGCTGTTATTGATCTTGATAAGGTTGAGCAAAATATCCAAACCGTACAGCGTTTATGCGCCGCCCAAGGCCTTGCCAATCGGCCCCATATAAAAACGCATAAATCGCCAATTTTAGCCAAAATGCAAATCGAGGCGGGGGCGCAGGGGATCACTTGTCAGAAACTTGGCGAGGCTGAAATTATGGTGGATGCCGGGATAAGCGATATCGTGATTGCAACCAATCTGCTGGGCGCCGCGCGCTCGGGTCGGCTGGCAGGGTTGCAAAAGCGCGTCGCTTTGAAAGTCTGCGCTGATAACCGCGTGAGCTTAACCGCCTATGCGCAGGCTGCGCAACATGCAGGGCGCCCTTTAGAGGTTCTGATTGAATGCGATACGGGGCAAAACCGTGCGGGCGTTGAGACCCCACAGCAAGCTTTAGATTTGGCTCAGGTGATTAAAGATGATCCGCATTTAAGGTTTGCTGGCTTGTTGTTTTACCCGCCGTTAAACGGCTGGCCACATACCCAGAGATTTTTGGATGCGGTGCAGGCGGGATTGAAACATCTTGGTCTTAAAGCTTGTATCGTTTCGACTGGCGGAACCCCAAATTTAAAGAATATCGGACGTCTGAGCGGCGCAACAGAGCATCGCGCTGGAACCTGTATTTTCAATGATCGGATAATGATCGCCGCTGGATTTGCCACGCTAGAAACGTGCGCTTATCACATTTTCACCAGCGTTGTGAGCCGGGCCGGCGCCGAGCGCGGTATATTGGATGCGGGCTCAAAAACCTTCACCTCGGATGTAGGAGGCTTAGATGGCTTTGGGCATATTATTGAATATCCAAGCGCTCGCATTGATAAATTTGCAGAAGAACACGGATTTTTAGATTTATCCCAAACTGCGCGCAAACCAGAGATAGGAGAGATCGTCCGCGTCATCCCCAACCATGTCTGTGTGTCTGTAAATATGTTTGATCACTTGGTCGCCATTCGGGGCGACCAAGTGGTTGCCTCTATTCCTGTGGCAGCGCGGGGAAAGCTTGTGTGAAGTTTTAAAATCAAACTTCGGCAAAAAGGCTTCCAAGCAGATCCGCCAAATAGTCCGCTTCTGCTGCCGGCCCGGCTTAAAATGATGATCCAGACGTGAGAGGCGCAATTTTTTTGCGCGGCAACTCGCGCATCGATCATCAACTTGGCAAGGCCTCTCCGGGGCTTTGGGCTATGCAAGCTCGGATGAGGCGGCCCACAGGTTCAAGTCTCGATCAGTGGCATAGGTATTGATGCGCTGAAGTTCATCTTCACTAAACTCTAAATTCTGGATCGCAGCGGCACAATCCACCACGTGCTCGGGCTTTGATGCCCCAATCAGCGCTGACGTTACGCGCCCCTCGCGCAAGACCCAAGCCAGTGCCATTTGGGCCAAGGTTTGACCGCGTGCCTCTGCAATAGCATTCAAACCGCGCAACGCCTCGACCAGCGTATCGGCGATCCGGCCGCGATCAAGGCTTTTCTCTTGCATGGCGCGGCTATCGCTGGGAATTCCGTTAAGATACTTGTTTGTGAGAAGCCCTTGGGCCAAAGGCGTGAAGGCGATTGACCCCATGCCAAGACTGTCTAAGCTGTCAAGCAGCCCATCGCTTTCGATCCAACGATTGAACATATTATAGCTTGGCTGATGGATCAGACAGGGGGTACCCAGTGCCTTCAAGATTGCCACGGCTTCTTGCGTGCGCTTGCTGTTATAGCTTGAAATGCCTACATAAAGTGCCCGCCCAGAGCGCACGATTTGATCCAGAGCGCCCATCGTTTCTTCTAAAGGTGTATTTGGATCGAACCGGTGTGAATAGAAAATATCCACATAGTCCAAGCCCATCCGCCGAAGCGATTGATCGCAAGAGGCAATTAGGTATTTGCGGCTGCCCCATTCTCCGTAGGGGCCATCCCACATATTATAACCGGCCTTTGAACTTATCAATAATTCATCTCGATAGCCGGCGAAATCTTGGCGCAAAATATCACCAAAGGCTGCTTCCGCACTGCCGGGCGGTGGTCCATAATTATTGGCCAGATCAAAATGTGTGATTCCATGATCAAACGCTGTTTGGCAGATTTTTCGCTTAGTATCATGTGGAAAATCATGACCGAAATTATGCCAGAGGCCCAAAGATACCGCGGGCAGTTTTAAACCGGATTGACCGCATCGGCGATAAACCATTGCGTCATAGCGTGAAGATGCGGGCGTATAGGTCATTTTATATCCAAATTTGAAGGGCGAATGCCATGCGTTTTCATAGGCGCTCTAAACTGGGGCGCTTACCTTGTCTACTGAGGCATCATCTCTCTGGCAAATGGTTTCAGATCCTAAGGCGTTAAATTTTAAGCCCAAGTTACTGTGCAACTTCAATAGGTGTCTGAGACGATTTACTCGCTTTGAACACATCACGCATCGGGCCAACGCGCCGCCCATTTGGGCTGCGTTGCGCCCTGCAATCAATCAATCAATCAATCGTAATGCGCTGGGCTTTATCGTATTTTATAACAGAGCCACCCGCTTAAAAGTTTCTTTGTGGTGACTTATTAAGCAGTTGCGCTGAAACTCTAGGCGGAAAGTGCCAGAGGGTAGTCCTGATATTCCTTCGGCCGCTGAAAACCCAACTTCGGCTTTGCAGGCGCGGGCTCTGGTGATACCTCCATGCTGCAAATCTTAATTCCTCCCGAATTTTGTGCATCATTGAACTCGATCCTCCCAGACGTTTCAATGTTACTTTGGCCCCCTTTTTTTGGGGGCCTTTTTTATTTCTGCGTGCGAAAACAAGCTGAAAACCAAAACCCCAGCCGCCCAAGCAGGGATGTTCAATCTAGAGCCTTTGAAGCCCGCTTTAAGACAGAGGCGCGCGAATAAGATCCAAATTGTACAATCATCTGGTTTATGCAATCGTGCCGTAAACTCAGCCGGAACGCGTTGTTGGGCGCAGAGCTTTTGAAAAAGCCGTGCGTTTTACCTGTGCTCCAGGTTTCAAAACGGGAGAGATCAGTGATTGAATCGTGGCGTTGGTTCGGACCGCTTGATAAGATTTCTTTGGATCATATTGCCCAATCCGGCGCGGGGGTATTGGTTTCTGCCTTGCATGAAATTCCATACGGAGAAATATGGGATGAGGCGGCGATCCAAACCCGGCAAGCGCTTATTGCGCGGGCTGATCGCCCCTTATCTTGGCAAGTGGTGGAAAGTCTGCCGCTGCACGAGAATATCAAAAAAGGCGAAGGCGATTTGCCGCGTATTTTTGCAAATTACCGACAATCAATGGCCAATCTTGCGGCCTGCGGCATTAAAACGATTTGTTACAATTTCATGCCCGTTCTGGATTGGACCAGAACAACGCTGGATTGGCAGATGCCATCGGGCGGCCATGCTCTGCGCTATTCCGCGGTTGAGATGGCAGCTTTTGATATGTTCATCTTGCAGCGCCCCGGCGCCGAAGGCGATCACGCCAAACAGGAGATTTCGCAAGCGCAACTATGGTTCGAAAAGGCGGATATGGCAGATAAAGACCGTTTGCTGGCTTCGATTATGACGGGCCTGCCGGGGGCTTATGATAGGTATGATGTGGCGGGCTTGCGCGCTGCTTTGCAGGCATATGAGGGGCTGACCCATCAAGATTTAAGGGCGAATTTGAAACGGTTCCTGCAGGAAATCATTCCTACGGCGCAAGAGCTTGGGGTAAATATGTGCATTCATCCCGATGATCCTCCTTGGGATATTTTGGGCTTGCCGCGTATTGTCTCAACGCAATCTGACATCGCTTGGATTTTAGAGGCAGTCCAGGCGGATGAGAATGGGGTCACGTTTTGCACGGGTGGTTTCGGGGCGCATCCTAAGAATGATGTGATCGCAATGGCGCGCGCTTTTGCGCAACGTGTGCATTTCGCGCATTTGCGCAATGTCACAAAATCACCCGATGGATCCTTCCATGAATCAGATCATCTGGGCGGGGATGTCGATCTGGTTAGAGTGATGGGAATCCTACAGGCTGAAACGCATCGTCGGCACGCGGAACAACAGGGTCGCCCGATTTATTTTCGGCCAGATCACGGCCATGCTTTGGCGGGCGATAAGGGGGCTGGCACGCATCCGGGATATCCTTATATCGGGCGCTTGAAGGGTTTGGCTGAACTGCGCGGTGTATTGGCGGCGCTGAACGCGGCCTCTGTTTGAAACAAAATTGGTCATTTCCAGCTTCTAACCGCGAATGAAACAGGTTAGAGGGCAGGCAAATGGGAGATGGCATGACTGATATCGAGAATATAACCACATTAAGCGTTGCGGATGCGGTTCGCTTTGTTAGCCGGGCTCTGGTACAATCTGCGGCGCTGAACGCGGCCTCTGTTTGAAACAAAATTGGTCATTTCCAGCTTCTAACCGCGAATGAAACAGGTTAGAGGGCAGGCAAATGGGAGATGGCATGACTGATATCGAGAATATAACCACATTAAGCGTTGCGGATGCGGTTCGCTTTGTTAGCCGGGCTCTGGTACAATCTGGGGTTTCTGGGACCAATGCAGCTAAGGTTGCTGCAGCTTTGGTTGCCGCAGAAATTGATGGACAAAAAGGCCATGGGTTATCGCGGGTGAAAAGCTATGCGTTGCAGGCGCGATCGGGCAAAGTGAATGGAACC
The sequence above is drawn from the Rhodobacteraceae bacterium IMCC1335 genome and encodes:
- a CDS encoding D-TA family PLP-dependent enzyme: MGPIDHTLKQTIMREFGTPCAVIDLDKVEQNIQTVQRLCAAQGLANRPHIKTHKSPILAKMQIEAGAQGITCQKLGEAEIMVDAGISDIVIATNLLGAARSGRLAGLQKRVALKVCADNRVSLTAYAQAAQHAGRPLEVLIECDTGQNRAGVETPQQALDLAQVIKDDPHLRFAGLLFYPPLNGWPHTQRFLDAVQAGLKHLGLKACIVSTGGTPNLKNIGRLSGATEHRAGTCIFNDRIMIAAGFATLETCAYHIFTSVVSRAGAERGILDAGSKTFTSDVGGLDGFGHIIEYPSARIDKFAEEHGFLDLSQTARKPEIGEIVRVIPNHVCVSVNMFDHLVAIRGDQVVASIPVAARGKLV
- the mgrA gene encoding L-glyceraldehyde 3-phosphate reductase, whose product is MTYTPASSRYDAMVYRRCGQSGLKLPAVSLGLWHNFGHDFPHDTKRKICQTAFDHGITHFDLANNYGPPPGSAEAAFGDILRQDFAGYRDELLISSKAGYNMWDGPYGEWGSRKYLIASCDQSLRRMGLDYVDIFYSHRFDPNTPLEETMGALDQIVRSGRALYVGISSYNSKRTQEAVAILKALGTPCLIHQPSYNMFNRWIESDGLLDSLDSLGMGSIAFTPLAQGLLTNKYLNGIPSDSRAMQEKSLDRGRIADTLVEALRGLNAIAEARGQTLAQMALAWVLREGRVTSALIGASKPEHVVDCAAAIQNLEFSEDELQRINTYATDRDLNLWAASSELA
- the uxuA gene encoding mannonate dehydratase produces the protein MIESWRWFGPLDKISLDHIAQSGAGVLVSALHEIPYGEIWDEAAIQTRQALIARADRPLSWQVVESLPLHENIKKGEGDLPRIFANYRQSMANLAACGIKTICYNFMPVLDWTRTTLDWQMPSGGHALRYSAVEMAAFDMFILQRPGAEGDHAKQEISQAQLWFEKADMADKDRLLASIMTGLPGAYDRYDVAGLRAALQAYEGLTHQDLRANLKRFLQEIIPTAQELGVNMCIHPDDPPWDILGLPRIVSTQSDIAWILEAVQADENGVTFCTGGFGAHPKNDVIAMARAFAQRVHFAHLRNVTKSPDGSFHESDHLGGDVDLVRVMGILQAETHRRHAEQQGRPIYFRPDHGHALAGDKGAGTHPGYPYIGRLKGLAELRGVLAALNAASV